Genomic window (Streptobacillus felis):
TTGAAATAATGCATTTATTGATAAGTCTATACCCGGTAATATAGCTCCGCCTAGATAACTTCCATTTCTTACAACTTCAAAAGTTGTTGCTGTACCAAAATCTAATATAATACATTCTCTATCTTTAATATATTTCTTCATTGCAAGTATAGTTGCTATTCTGTCTGATCCTAAATTTCTTTCAGTAGCAGTAGCAAAACTTATTAAATTGTCATCTATATTTGAAACATTTAAAATATATGGTTCACAGTTAAAATATTTCTTTGATAAATAGTTAAAGATATCATTTAAATGTGGTACTACAGATGAATATACTACCTCATTTATTTCTTTTAGATCTATCTTTTTAAAATCACATAATGTTTTAAGTGTTGCAAATAATGTATCTTCAGTTAAATTTGTTTTGCTAGGTATTCTAAATTTCTGTATAATTTTACCTTCATTATCATAAATAATTGGACAAATGTGTGTGTTTCCAATATCAAATCCAAGTATCATATTATCACCTCTTGTATATTCTAGCAAATTGCAGGATAAAAGTAAAATAATTAAAATAAAATTAAAAATAGATTGACAAAATATAATTTAAATAGTAAAATATTAGTAAGAAATGGAGGGGGTATGAATAAGAAAAATAGAGGATTTACATTAATAGAAATTATTACTGTTATTGCTATTATTGGTATACTTGCAAGTATAGCAGTTCCTAAGGTTGGTAAGTATATTGATAGGGCAAATGAAACTAAAATATTTGCAGCAGTTTCTGAATTAAATAATACATATATATTGATGAATATAGATGGAAAAAAAGAAATTGATATTAATTCTATTATTTCAGAATCTGAAAATATAGGGATTAATATTGAAAATGGTAGTAGTTCATTTACTGTAGGTAGATATAAAGGCTCTTTTTTGATAGATGATGAGAAAATAATTGCTAGTGTTACAGAACCTGAAGTTGCAACATATACTTTAAATGGCAAGAAAAAATGAGGTATTTTATTTATTTATTATTAGTATATATTTCATATTTAGATTTAAAAGAAACATATATTTATGATAGAGATTTGTTAATATTGTTTTTATTGATTTTTTTTAGTACTAAAGAAGGTATGTATTCTAGTTATTTAGGTATGGGAATTTTTAGTATACCTTTTTTTATACTTTTGATAATAGAATATCATATAAAATATGAGTTAATTGGGTTGGGTGATGTTAAATTAATAATTATTTTTGGGATATATTTTGGTTATAGAGATGCATATTTTTTATTATCATTTTATCAAGTTATGTTTTTAAGTTCTTTAATATATGGCTTAATATTAAGAAAAAGATATGTTCCATTTGCACCAGCTATGTGTCTTTCTTT
Coding sequences:
- a CDS encoding type III pantothenate kinase, which encodes MILGFDIGNTHICPIIYDNEGKIIQKFRIPSKTNLTEDTLFATLKTLCDFKKIDLKEINEVVYSSVVPHLNDIFNYLSKKYFNCEPYILNVSNIDDNLISFATATERNLGSDRIATILAMKKYIKDRECIILDFGTATTFEVVRNGSYLGGAILPGIDLSINALFQNTAKLPKVTFEKPEAVLGNTTVTQINVGIYYSNIGAIKELINQYKNIYPNSYVVSTGGQGKVITEDLKDYIDEYKPNLCEEGIFEFYLYKKNK
- a CDS encoding prepilin-type N-terminal cleavage/methylation domain-containing protein, whose translation is MNKKNRGFTLIEIITVIAIIGILASIAVPKVGKYIDRANETKIFAAVSELNNTYILMNIDGKKEIDINSIISESENIGINIENGSSSFTVGRYKGSFLIDDEKIIASVTEPEVATYTLNGKKK
- a CDS encoding prepilin peptidase, whose amino-acid sequence is MRYFIYLLLVYISYLDLKETYIYDRDLLILFLLIFFSTKEGMYSSYLGMGIFSIPFFILLIIEYHIKYELIGLGDVKLIIIFGIYFGYRDAYFLLSFYQVMFLSSLIYGLILRKRYVPFAPAMCLSFVFHDVMYV